From the genome of Nakamurella flavida, one region includes:
- a CDS encoding GAF and ANTAR domain-containing protein — protein sequence MTAPDFSPRSAAAGVELARSLADNPEVTQALHALVEMALAAGICDEASVTLVGKDGSVDSAAVSSPSAGEADALQYELGEGPCLRAAETSGVWVVPDTRSDARFPRWGPAAADSGVGATVSVHLFTERRALGGLNLYRAAAGPISEDDIEAARMVGAHASVTLARLRTERELWRAVDARHLIGQAQGILIERLGLTPERAFAVLKRYSSDHNRKLNDVARDLVNTGQLPGQARPAARADVDLQDADSAG from the coding sequence ATGACCGCTCCCGATTTCTCCCCCCGCTCCGCCGCGGCCGGCGTCGAGCTGGCCCGCAGCCTGGCCGACAATCCGGAGGTCACCCAGGCCCTGCACGCCCTGGTCGAGATGGCGCTGGCCGCGGGGATCTGCGACGAGGCCAGCGTCACCCTGGTCGGCAAGGACGGATCGGTGGATTCCGCGGCGGTGTCCTCACCGTCCGCCGGGGAGGCCGACGCACTGCAGTACGAGCTGGGCGAGGGCCCGTGTCTGCGGGCCGCGGAGACGTCGGGCGTCTGGGTGGTCCCGGACACCCGGTCCGACGCGCGTTTCCCGCGCTGGGGGCCGGCGGCGGCCGATTCGGGTGTGGGCGCGACGGTGAGCGTGCACCTGTTCACCGAACGCCGCGCGCTGGGCGGGCTGAACCTGTACCGGGCCGCGGCCGGCCCGATCTCCGAGGACGACATCGAGGCCGCCCGCATGGTGGGTGCCCACGCATCGGTCACGCTGGCCCGGCTCCGTACCGAGCGGGAGCTGTGGCGGGCGGTGGACGCCCGGCACCTGATCGGGCAGGCCCAGGGCATCCTCATCGAGCGGCTGGGGCTCACCCCCGAACGCGCGTTCGCCGTGCTCAAGCGCTACTCCAGCGACCACAACCGCAAGCTCAACGACGTGGCCCGCGATCTGGTCAACACCGGGCAGCTGCCCGGGCAGGCCCGCCCGGCGGCCCGGGCCGACGTCGATCTGCAGGACGCGGACTCCGCCGGCTGA
- a CDS encoding cation diffusion facilitator family transporter produces the protein MSGHHGHSGGHGGHGAGNGGSDGGSASTAGRFRGRLAVTFALTAGFFVVELVVGLVTNSLALIADAGHMATDVVALGASLLATRIAARPDGTGRWSYGRYRAEVFSAGLTVLLMLGVGVFVIVEAVGRAGEGGEVAVSSLPLLIVGLIGLAINAVGLILLKAGSKESLNLRAAYLEVLGDAAGSIGVIIAAGLIAWTGSSVWDLVVALIIAVFVLVRAVGLGRSVLRVLGQQVPDGVDVGVVAADLGAVQGVVSVHDLHLWELTSGMTVATAHLVTTPGVDAHRVLDQARDVLALQHAIAHATLQVEPADHTSCGEIGW, from the coding sequence ATGAGCGGGCACCACGGGCACTCCGGCGGCCACGGCGGCCACGGCGCTGGGAACGGGGGCTCGGACGGCGGGTCGGCCTCGACGGCCGGACGTTTCCGCGGCCGCCTCGCGGTGACCTTCGCGCTCACCGCCGGCTTCTTCGTCGTGGAGCTCGTCGTCGGGCTCGTCACCAATTCGCTCGCGCTGATCGCCGACGCCGGCCACATGGCCACCGACGTGGTCGCGCTGGGTGCCTCGCTGCTGGCCACCCGGATCGCCGCCCGCCCGGACGGCACCGGCCGCTGGTCGTACGGGCGGTACCGCGCCGAGGTGTTCTCCGCCGGGCTGACCGTGCTGCTCATGCTCGGAGTGGGCGTCTTCGTCATCGTCGAGGCGGTCGGCCGGGCCGGTGAGGGCGGCGAGGTCGCGGTGTCCTCGCTGCCCCTGCTGATCGTCGGGCTGATCGGGCTGGCCATCAACGCCGTCGGGCTGATCCTGCTCAAGGCCGGGTCCAAGGAGTCGTTGAACCTGCGTGCGGCCTACCTCGAGGTGCTCGGCGACGCGGCCGGCTCGATCGGCGTCATCATCGCCGCCGGGCTCATCGCGTGGACCGGTTCCTCGGTGTGGGACCTCGTCGTGGCCCTGATCATCGCGGTGTTCGTGCTGGTGCGGGCGGTCGGCCTGGGCCGGTCGGTGCTGCGGGTGCTCGGGCAGCAGGTCCCGGACGGGGTCGACGTCGGTGTCGTGGCGGCGGACCTCGGCGCCGTGCAGGGCGTGGTCTCCGTGCACGACCTGCACCTGTGGGAGCTCACCTCCGGCATGACGGTGGCCACCGCGCACCTGGTCACCACGCCCGGGGTCGATGCCCACCGGGTGCTCGACCAGGCCCGGGACGTGCTCGCCCTCCAGCACGCCATCGCGCACGCCACCCTGCAGGTCGAGCCGGCCGACCACACCTCGTGCGGTGAGATCGGCTGGTGA
- a CDS encoding potassium channel family protein — protein MVVARPPRTKNGVPERRIALPERREYGPFVAIGFRILIALSCVAITAVVVYLERDGYRDVDGKVNSLLDAFYYATVTLSTTGYGDITPITDAARLTNILLITPLRFLFLIVLVGTTIEVLTERSRQQFRYSRWRKRVKKHTVVIGYGTKGRSAVSALLDQGYPADRIVVVDLDGANIKVATGDGCVGVIGDARREEVLRQAAMSSADKVVVATDRDDTSVLVTLTARRLAPHATIVAAAREEQNIAVLKQGGADVVIPTAESAGRLLGLSIIAPNAGELMEDLLEPVAGLQIAEREVRPEDVGLSPARLTAQGEIVLTVIRNGVHHRFDSGGVKVFQPGDRIVVIRGTGIESPPEEDGGAGAERRRDRNTA, from the coding sequence CTGGTCGTGGCCAGACCTCCCCGCACGAAGAACGGCGTCCCCGAACGCCGGATCGCGCTGCCCGAACGCCGGGAGTACGGGCCGTTCGTGGCCATCGGTTTCCGCATCCTGATCGCCCTGAGCTGTGTGGCGATCACCGCGGTCGTGGTCTACCTGGAGCGGGACGGGTACCGCGACGTCGACGGCAAGGTCAACAGCCTGCTGGACGCGTTCTACTACGCCACCGTCACCCTCTCCACCACCGGCTACGGCGACATCACCCCGATCACCGACGCCGCCCGGCTCACCAACATCCTGCTCATCACCCCGTTGCGGTTCCTCTTCCTGATCGTCCTGGTCGGCACGACGATCGAGGTGCTCACCGAGCGCAGCCGTCAGCAGTTCCGCTACAGCCGCTGGAGGAAGCGCGTGAAGAAGCACACCGTGGTCATCGGGTACGGCACCAAGGGTCGGTCGGCGGTGTCCGCGTTGCTCGACCAGGGCTACCCGGCCGACCGCATCGTGGTCGTCGACCTGGACGGCGCCAACATCAAGGTCGCCACCGGGGACGGCTGCGTCGGGGTGATCGGCGATGCCCGCCGCGAGGAGGTGCTGCGGCAGGCGGCCATGTCCTCGGCCGACAAGGTCGTCGTGGCCACCGACCGCGACGACACCTCGGTGCTGGTGACGCTGACCGCCCGGCGGCTGGCGCCGCACGCCACCATCGTGGCGGCCGCACGCGAGGAGCAGAACATCGCGGTGCTCAAGCAGGGCGGCGCCGACGTCGTCATCCCGACCGCGGAGTCGGCCGGTCGGTTGCTCGGGCTGTCGATCATCGCCCCGAACGCCGGTGAACTGATGGAGGACCTGCTCGAGCCGGTCGCCGGGCTGCAGATCGCCGAGCGCGAGGTGCGTCCGGAGGACGTCGGTCTGTCCCCCGCCCGGCTCACCGCGCAGGGCGAGATCGTGCTGACGGTGATCCGCAACGGCGTCCACCACCGGTTCGACTCCGGCGGGGTCAAGGTCTTCCAGCCCGGGGACCGCATCGTGGTGATCCGCGGCACCGGGATCGAGTCGCCCCCCGAAGAGGACGGCGGCGCCGGCGCGGAGCGGCGCCGGGACCGCAACACGGCCTGA
- a CDS encoding PAC2 family protein, which yields MAGEPGELFELHLERPELDDLGNPVLVVALDGYIDAGGGVRLAVSALLESLEHTPVVTFDVDQLIDYRARRPALTFHDNAYTAYQAPTLQVHRLVDEGGTPFLLMSGPEPDVQWERFIRAVAQVVDRLNVRMTVGLLAIPMGVPHTRPTGMTQHSSRPGLLPPQEDRTGTIQVPGHLGGLLELRFGQDGRDAIGFAAHVPHYLARSEYPEVARTLIQATADACGLLLPTSSLDAASAELRTQLAEQIAENGEVADVVRALEEQYDAFASASGRGLLAESAPLPTADELGAQFEAFLADREPPTG from the coding sequence ATGGCCGGCGAACCGGGCGAACTGTTCGAGCTGCACCTGGAGCGACCCGAGCTCGACGACCTCGGCAACCCCGTGCTGGTCGTCGCCCTGGACGGGTACATCGACGCCGGCGGCGGTGTCCGGCTGGCCGTGTCCGCCCTGCTGGAGTCCCTCGAGCACACCCCGGTGGTCACCTTCGACGTCGACCAGCTCATCGACTACCGGGCCCGGCGTCCCGCGTTGACGTTCCACGACAACGCCTACACCGCGTACCAGGCGCCGACCCTGCAGGTGCATCGGCTGGTGGACGAGGGCGGCACCCCGTTCCTGCTGATGTCCGGCCCGGAGCCGGACGTGCAGTGGGAGCGGTTCATCCGCGCGGTCGCCCAGGTCGTCGACCGGCTGAACGTGCGGATGACGGTCGGGCTGCTGGCCATCCCGATGGGTGTCCCGCACACGCGCCCGACGGGCATGACCCAGCACTCGTCACGGCCCGGGCTCCTCCCGCCCCAGGAGGACCGCACGGGCACCATCCAGGTCCCCGGGCACCTCGGCGGTCTGCTGGAACTGCGGTTCGGGCAGGACGGCCGGGACGCGATCGGGTTCGCCGCGCACGTCCCGCACTACCTGGCCCGCTCGGAGTACCCGGAGGTGGCCCGCACCCTGATCCAGGCCACCGCGGACGCCTGCGGACTGCTGCTGCCGACCAGCTCGCTGGACGCCGCGAGCGCCGAGCTGCGCACCCAGCTGGCCGAGCAGATCGCCGAGAACGGCGAGGTCGCCGACGTCGTCCGGGCGCTGGAGGAGCAGTACGACGCGTTCGCCTCGGCCTCCGGTCGCGGTCTGCTGGCCGAGTCGGCGCCGCTGCCCACGGCCGACGAGCTGGGTGCCCAGTTCGAGGCTTTCCTGGCCGATCGCGAGCCGCCCACCGGCTGA
- a CDS encoding DUF2505 domain-containing protein — MPTPLSVRQEFDVPPAQLYARLKDRDFVTGRLNASGGQDPEVVSLDVVGDDITIVTRQGIPAAILPSMVSAMIPGDPVTERTETWRPVADGYEATFSVVVKGAPASLKGTMALRPMGTGTELVVDGAASVPIPLFGAKVEKMVAEQVEGVLRREERFIKAQPAG; from the coding sequence GTGCCCACTCCGCTGTCCGTCCGCCAGGAGTTCGACGTCCCCCCGGCGCAGCTGTACGCCCGGCTCAAGGACCGTGATTTCGTCACCGGCCGGTTGAACGCCTCCGGTGGCCAGGACCCCGAGGTGGTCAGCCTGGACGTCGTCGGCGACGACATCACGATCGTCACCCGGCAGGGCATCCCGGCCGCGATCCTGCCGTCGATGGTCTCCGCGATGATCCCGGGTGACCCGGTGACGGAGCGGACCGAGACCTGGCGCCCCGTCGCCGACGGTTACGAGGCGACGTTCTCCGTGGTCGTCAAGGGTGCTCCGGCATCGTTGAAGGGGACAATGGCGTTGCGTCCGATGGGGACGGGCACCGAGCTCGTCGTCGACGGTGCGGCCAGCGTCCCGATCCCGCTCTTCGGCGCCAAGGTCGAGAAGATGGTGGCCGAGCAGGTCGAGGGTGTGCTGCGCCGCGAGGAGCGGTTCATCAAGGCCCAGCCCGCCGGCTGA
- a CDS encoding TetR/AcrR family transcriptional regulator has protein sequence MARRSAEQTRQLLLDTAVTMLHEQGPAAGVLHIRLSEVVARVGLTTGAAYRLWDDQRDFHDELAVVALRWRDRSLWDRTERAVAPAVAAAAPLTEVLRQGAAANVQTLPDDAGILLVLALRATAHHHAALRRAVAGRRAEAVEAFGRLYLRVMEAYGLRLRPPFTVDHLCAAFTAVVEGFGVQTAAGEAPPTVRWAADGTDEQDWSLLGVCLMGVVDRMTEPAAAPPGPGE, from the coding sequence ATGGCGCGACGCTCGGCGGAGCAGACCCGACAGCTCCTGTTGGACACCGCGGTGACGATGCTGCACGAGCAGGGCCCCGCCGCCGGCGTGCTCCACATCCGCCTCAGTGAGGTGGTCGCCCGGGTCGGGCTGACGACCGGTGCCGCCTACCGGCTGTGGGACGACCAGCGGGACTTCCACGACGAGCTCGCCGTCGTCGCGCTGCGCTGGCGCGACCGGTCGCTGTGGGATCGGACCGAACGGGCGGTGGCCCCCGCGGTGGCGGCCGCTGCGCCGCTGACGGAGGTCCTCCGACAGGGGGCTGCAGCGAACGTGCAGACCCTGCCCGACGACGCCGGCATCCTGCTGGTCCTCGCGCTCCGGGCGACCGCCCATCACCATGCGGCGCTGAGGCGGGCGGTGGCCGGCCGCCGTGCGGAGGCCGTCGAGGCCTTCGGCCGGCTCTACCTGCGGGTGATGGAGGCCTACGGTCTCCGGCTCCGACCGCCGTTCACCGTCGACCACCTGTGTGCCGCGTTCACCGCCGTGGTCGAGGGATTCGGTGTGCAGACGGCGGCCGGCGAGGCGCCGCCTACGGTCCGGTGGGCGGCCGACGGGACCGACGAGCAGGACTGGAGCCTGCTGGGGGTGTGCCTGATGGGGGTCGTCGACCGGATGACCGAGCCGGCCGCGGCCCCTCCGGGTCCCGGGGAGTGA
- a CDS encoding UDP-N-acetylmuramate dehydrogenase, with protein MVTVTSTAEADTPAVPVRLAELTTLHLGGPAPALHRARTAGQVADLVGAADAAGTGVLVLGGGSNLVVADDGVPCPVVRIEISGYAVAPDPVVPGRDLVTVGAGEDWDALVARTVSDGYGELAPLSGIPGSTGATPVQNVGAYGSEIADTLVSVEVYDRTAHRAAVLTADELQLGYRTSVLRGSERAVVTAVTFALTRDEVPVRYAELARSLGVPLGGTAPAADVRTAVLELRRGKGMVLDDADPDTRSAGSFFTNPILDAERARDADSAIRARLGAEVTYPSYPVTGADPGTVKLSAAWLIDRAGFTKGHPGPRGGAALSSKHTLALTNRGGSTEDLLALAREIRDGVHAAFGVRLHPEPVFVGVDLDQASSPSSLA; from the coding sequence CTGGTGACGGTGACCTCGACCGCCGAAGCCGACACCCCCGCCGTGCCCGTCCGGCTGGCCGAGCTGACCACCCTGCACCTGGGCGGCCCGGCCCCCGCGCTGCACCGCGCCCGCACCGCGGGGCAGGTCGCCGACCTGGTCGGGGCGGCCGACGCCGCGGGGACCGGGGTGCTGGTGCTGGGCGGCGGGTCGAACCTCGTCGTCGCCGACGACGGGGTGCCCTGCCCGGTGGTCCGCATCGAGATCAGCGGATACGCCGTCGCTCCCGACCCGGTCGTCCCCGGTCGCGATCTGGTCACCGTCGGTGCGGGCGAGGACTGGGACGCCCTGGTCGCCCGCACGGTGTCCGACGGGTACGGCGAGCTGGCGCCGCTCTCCGGCATCCCCGGATCGACCGGGGCCACCCCCGTCCAGAACGTCGGCGCGTACGGGAGCGAGATCGCCGACACGCTGGTGTCGGTGGAGGTCTACGACCGCACTGCCCACCGGGCCGCTGTCCTGACGGCCGACGAGCTGCAGTTGGGCTACCGGACGTCGGTGTTGCGCGGCAGCGAGCGTGCGGTGGTCACCGCGGTCACCTTCGCGCTCACCCGTGACGAGGTCCCGGTGCGCTACGCCGAGCTGGCCCGCAGTCTGGGCGTCCCGCTCGGCGGCACCGCGCCCGCCGCCGATGTGCGCACCGCCGTGCTCGAGCTGCGCCGCGGGAAGGGAATGGTGCTGGATGACGCCGACCCGGACACCCGCAGCGCCGGATCGTTCTTCACCAACCCGATCCTGGACGCCGAGCGCGCGCGGGACGCCGACAGCGCCATCCGCGCCCGGCTCGGCGCCGAGGTCACCTACCCGTCCTATCCCGTGACGGGCGCCGATCCCGGCACGGTGAAGTTGTCCGCCGCCTGGCTGATCGACCGGGCCGGCTTCACCAAGGGGCACCCGGGCCCGCGGGGCGGCGCCGCCCTGTCGTCGAAGCACACCCTGGCGCTGACCAACCGCGGCGGCAGCACCGAGGACCTGCTCGCGCTGGCCCGGGAGATCCGGGACGGCGTGCACGCCGCCTTCGGGGTGCGGCTGCACCCCGAGCCGGTCTTCGTCGGGGTGGACCTGGATCAGGCCAGCAGTCCGTCCAGCTTGGCGTAG
- a CDS encoding SRPBCC family protein, with protein sequence MSNPVHIDAPEGVPFIEIRREFDAPVAAVMNAHRDPDLVRQWLGPDGYEMAVDTWDCRSGGSYAYVHTDPAGALFGFRGSFHTVRDDFIVQTFEFDGWPDVVSLETLTLTALDDERCALRIWSTYPTVEARDGMVSSGMEHGLTQGYAKLDGLLA encoded by the coding sequence ATGAGCAACCCCGTCCACATCGATGCCCCCGAGGGCGTCCCGTTCATCGAGATCCGACGCGAGTTCGACGCCCCCGTCGCCGCGGTCATGAACGCCCACCGGGACCCGGACCTGGTCCGGCAGTGGCTGGGCCCGGACGGCTACGAGATGGCCGTCGACACCTGGGACTGCCGCAGCGGGGGCAGCTACGCCTACGTGCACACGGACCCGGCCGGCGCGCTCTTCGGCTTCCGCGGTTCGTTCCACACCGTGCGGGACGACTTCATCGTGCAGACCTTCGAGTTCGACGGCTGGCCCGATGTCGTCTCGCTGGAGACGCTGACGCTCACCGCCCTGGACGACGAGCGCTGCGCGCTGCGGATCTGGTCGACCTATCCCACGGTCGAGGCTCGCGACGGCATGGTGTCCAGCGGCATGGAGCACGGGCTGACCCAGGGCTACGCCAAGCTGGACGGACTGCTGGCCTGA
- a CDS encoding ArsR/SmtB family transcription factor: MVDDRDIQAGLDRAFLALADPVRRAIVARLSRGPATVTELAEPHAISTQAVSRHIQVLELAGLVTRSRDAQRRPVHLAPAALAELTAWIDEHRLAHERRFRALDAVLTATRTPPTITPGTHPAEQEEP; the protein is encoded by the coding sequence ATGGTCGACGACCGGGACATCCAGGCCGGCCTCGACCGCGCATTCCTGGCCCTGGCCGATCCGGTCCGCCGGGCGATCGTCGCCCGGTTGAGTCGGGGTCCGGCCACCGTCACCGAGCTGGCCGAGCCGCACGCCATCAGCACCCAGGCGGTCTCCCGGCACATCCAGGTGCTCGAGCTGGCCGGTCTGGTCACCCGGTCCCGGGACGCCCAACGGCGCCCGGTGCACCTGGCCCCGGCCGCACTGGCCGAGCTGACGGCCTGGATCGACGAGCACCGGCTCGCCCACGAGCGACGCTTCCGCGCCCTGGACGCCGTGCTCACCGCGACGCGCACACCACCCACCATCACCCCGGGCACCCACCCGGCAGAGCAGGAGGAGCCATGA